In the Pelmatolapia mariae isolate MD_Pm_ZW linkage group LG10_11, Pm_UMD_F_2, whole genome shotgun sequence genome, GGAGGGAGGGACAATTTTTTGCTTTTAACGAATAAATCAAGAATTTCATCAATTCACAGCTGTATCGTCAATGCTTGAAGGGAGGGCGGCTCGCGCCTTTCTCCTTCCGCCTTCCTTcaacagtccaaacacatgcatgttCAGAATGCCTGGCTGTCTCATTGTGCTACACCTGTCCAGGTGCATGTCACctttgacagctgggatagggtTGTGACCACAGCGACGCTGCTTTGGATAAGTAGAAgaaaacagatggatggatttgCAATGCTGAAAATACATATGAATCCTTTTTTATGTACTTCTTTATGAAATaaatgtcttcttcttttctttcaaactgcagcagaacaatcaCAGCTGACAGGAAATGCTGTCTCTACCTTTACCTTctgtgaaatgttttcattGTTGTGCTTTGGGGAATCTGAACATTTGTAGAAGCAAATCTCTCAGAAAAAAGGcagagaagaaaaatatttgtACATGAATCCACTGAAGGCCAAATTTGATTAAAGCTGCTTGTTAAATTTCTGTGAAATATGTTGAATTTTAAACAATAAGCATGCAGATCATAAGGACACGGGAGTCCTGACCAATCAGTTGTTTCTTCTATGATGTTACGTTTATAAAAAAAGGGTAGAAACTGCTCTGTGTCCGTTTCAGTCAAACTGAAATACTTCCAGTTTAGAAATACACTGTGTTTTCAGCACTGACGAGTTATTCAAATTTTAAAGTGACCATTATAATTTTATGCTGTGAGGTCATTCAGCTGTTACTCATGGACCTTTGTACCTGCTGACTGCAGCCGTGTCAGCCCTGCTGTTTGGATGGATCTCCTTCAGAGGCACGCGCTGCAGCTTCCTGTCATGTTGTTGTCCAGCCTGGGTCACTCTGTGATATCACACCTCatttctttgatgtttttgtggGACTTTGTCTGGATTAAAGTGGGTTGTTGAACTCAGCTCTCTGTGCGGCCTCGTTCGTGGTTAACGTGAGGATCTGTCGGGGCTCAGAAATGTTTAATCAGCTTTTGTAGAGACAAATCAGCCGGGCCTCTGACTCTGCTGACCATCATACAATAACTAATACTAAGCAGCATTCGTGTCATCACTGTTATTTATTACACTCAGTTTTAGATTCTGGGTGAAACGTCACCTTTCATACAAAGTCCAGCTGAGGCTGACAGGATACTAAACTGGTGACAATGGTGTCACGGCACAGGAACACGTCTCCAAATCATCTCAGACATAATCAAGCAATTATGTTTTCACTGTTAAACAAATGTTGACCTCAAACTGTCATCAGAGAAACAAAGGTTAAATCAGAGTTCAGAGACTGAATGTAGCAGACACCAGGCAGCGTGTTTCCCTCTCTGTGTTCATCTTTCACTCATGTTCCAAATGTGCTGCAAACACATCTTCACATCACCAAAATCAGAAGAAAGTGGAATAAAAACTCACATCTGACGTTATTGTTTGTACACAGATTAAATAGCAACAGAAATTTttggcacaacttcacctacttcTAAGGTGCATGCATGAGAAACTAACACcgcaggaactccagcaacacttaaagGTAAAGAGGAACAACATTATTAACTGACCAATGCGCTTCGGCCCTCATCAGGGTCATAATAACATATAAACcagtttgtgtttaaataaaggacaggaaacagaaaggaaaggaaaaaaaatctaatgaacCAATCACACcttaattgttattgttattggtTAATAggtgtatactatgccggccacttggttatggcgtgccatgtatgccctgcctgctagcatcttgctgTTATGTGCAGCCTGCAGCTGGGGTCTTGTCTGGTGTGGTAGACGCCAGCCTCCGTGGACTTTGAGCTTGTTCCtatgctgccatgattagtgtgttccaatacacacacacacacacacacatatatatgtgtgtgtatttttgactAATATGGTGAGCCGTCTTTACCAGAAATGACATTTTATTGTCCAGGCTTTCTCAGAGCTAACAATTAGATTCTTTTTCCGACATATGCTGGCAGGACAAGCATTCCCGAGTTGCACTTAGGGCATATCTGTGTAGTGGAAATCTACTAGACAGAATTAATATTACACCAACTGCAGACAGTTATTCTGGAGACACACAAAACAGTCTGTGTGGACTCATTAAGTTTATTTACAGGAGCCGTGCTGTATAAACATGAGAGAAAGAAACCTTAAGATTAGACAGGAAACAAAACTGCAACACGACTACGGCATGTGTGGTGAgctaacacaaaacaaacactgatttCACTCCCACCAAGATAAACTAGAGGTCAGGTTTTACACAGTGAACACTTTTATTACttactaaactaaaaaaaacaaccaaacaaaacaaacaagtaaaatGACGAGATGGACGACAAATAGTGAGTTTTCCTCTAAAAACGAGAGCTGATGCAACTTCTCTCACTACACCCAAGATCTTCAACAAAAATCAGAAAATAAAGGAACTCATTTAACTAAATTACCAAAGAAAACTTAAAGCTTatcacagaacagaaacagctttagtgaaggttataAATGATcctcttatggcctctgacagcggccccatcttatcttaatgaccttgtagtaccatatcaccctattagagcacttcgctctcacactgcaggcttacttgttgttcctagagtatttaaaagtagaatgggaggcagagccttcagttttcaggcccctcttctgtgaaccagcttccagtttggattcaggagacagacactatctctactttcaagattaggcttcaaactttcctttttgctaaagcatatagttagggctggaccaggtgaccctgaatcctcccttagttatgctgcaataggtgtaggctgctgggggattcccatgatgcactgggtgtttcttcttcactcactatgtatttatacacctctctgcatttaataattagttcttattaatctctgactctcctccacagcgAGTCTTTGTCCTTGAAATAATGAACGTTTATTGTAATGATTGAGGTAGATTTGAGTGTAGAATGTTTATTAGAGGCAGCTCTGCTAATCACAGCAGAGGGTGGCATTAGAAGGTGATTAAATCTACAGGGCTTGGTCCTCTGTGGAGCTGGAACCATGATTTCACAGTAATCTGATTACACTTTGAGAGTTCCCGTCAGCCCTGATCCATAGGATATCGCTGCAGGGATCagcccattaaaaacacagcgACCGTCCAGCATTCGCTTCAAAACACCTTCATCATAACAAAGTCTCAGCATATAAAGTGCAGTTAGTGATAATGTCACTGTGTAGAGCTCACTACTCTGTCTGCTGCCAGCTGTGGGCAAACACATTTAGATTCATGCTGTGAGAGGAGTTCTGAAGGCCTGAGAATCAGATTGATTAGTTCATTTAAAATAAGCTGAAACGACTCCTGACTCCTCCTGAGAGGAAACGGGGCCCGCGATCCTGCCGCACTCCCTCTGTTCAAACGCTTCAAGCTCAAAGTCTGCGCTTTAATCACACCGTCAGTCTGTGAGGTAAAACCTACTGCGGTGCCTTCGCTTTCTGCCTGTCGGTGTCACAGATTTGCTTCTATTTGTGTCATCTATAACCTGCCAACACTTTACCTCGTTGCACAGACTCACAGTCTCATCTCTGTACCAGCATCAGTGCCGACTCAGTGCTGGAGGTCTCTATAACCTGCAAATAATCAGCACCACCCTTCCTGTGTCTGTTTCTTCACAGGATAACTGTGAGGATTAACTGTCCTTTATAATAGTAATTAAACTAAAAGCAAAGTGCCATTGTTATAAACTCCAGTCAGATATATTAGTGACAGCTCTGGAGTCACACCAGTTTACATCACTGACTCACAGGGAGTAAAAGCAGCCTTCACAAATCAATATGTATTAAATACTTTGGACTTTTAGATCAATAAAATTCTGAGGTGTGTTTTTAACAGCGGCTTTAGCAGGCGAGAACATTTATCACACAGTAAGCACAAAAGTTGAAGCATTCgaatatttttaaggtggtTTTTGAGACCACTCTGTGTTCTGAGCTAAATTGGGGGCTCATCCGAGATTTGTGCAGCCTATAAACTTTGCTTGTTCAATGAAGTGTCGATGTATTTTGGTTTGATGTCTCATTAGCCTTTATTAGCTGCAGCAAGAGTTTAAATATAAAAGGTTTTCATTGGctaatcagtttattaaagtatAATTACGGATGAGGGTGGAAGTCCTCAATCTAAGCAAATGTAGTAAATTTGAAGAGGGGCAGAGGGAGCAGGCCTCTCAGGTACAGCCTGATGCGGCGCTAGAGACTCAGCTTCCTTTGCACACCTGCCCTTCACTGTTTAATTGATCAGCTCCCACTGCGAGTCGCTGATCAGCCTGTAATTGAGCTTCCGGTAGTTTTTGGGGTGAATCTGTCGCTGCCGCCACACCTCCTCATACAGGCTGCGTATGACCGTAGGCAGCAGTGGGAAGCCAGCGGTGCGAGCCAGTGTGTTGCAGTACTCCCACTGATCCTGGTCCAAGATCAGCAGGTGGCGATGCTGGACTCCCcgctccagcttctcctgcaGCTCCCGCCGGACCTCATCCTCCATCTGAACTCGAGAGGGTAACGTAACCGAGCCCTCCAACACGGCCAGGGCGAACTGGACCTGCAGCGATAGAAGACAAACGAACCTAACAACCGAAGCTACGTAACAAACGGCATTCAAACCAGAGTAAGTCGGCTCTGCTTCTTAGAAAGTCTACACTGGGACTGCTGCAGTGGACAATAGTGGGTATGAGGGTACACTGCCGCTCACCTGGCAGTTGAAGTTGGGGAAGGGGCAGATGATCTTGCAGATGCCGATGAAAAAGAGCGAGGGGAAGGCGGGTGGCACCATGAAGCGGTACAGAGGTGACATCATCTGGTCCTGGATGTCCAGACCCAGCTGGGCTGCGTCCAAGAACGGAAACCTGAAGTTATAGCCGGTGCAGAACATCAGGACATCTGCCTCCATCACCGAGCCGTCCTGGAACCCATCACAGCATCAAATacaaccaaccaatcacaggaGGCGTCTGCTTGAACTTtattatatacagtggcttgcaaaagtattcagccccctttgaactttcccacattttgtcacattacagccacaaacatgaatcaatgttattggaattccacgtgaaagaccaatacaaagtggtgcacacgtgagaagtggaacgaaaatcatacatgattccaaacattttttacaaataaataactgcaaagtggggtgtgcgtaattattcagccccctttggtctgagtgcagtcagttgcccatagacgttgcctgatgagtgctaatgactaaatagagtgcacctgtgtgtaatctaatgtcagtacaaatacagctgctctgtgacggcctcagaggttgtctaagagaatattgggagcaacaacatcatgaagtccaaagaacacagcagacaggtcagggataaagttattgagaaatttaaagcaggcttaggctacaaaaagatttcccaagccttgaacatcccacggagcactgttcaagccatcattcagaaatggaaggagtatggcacaactgtaactgttaacagaaaaccataagaagtcccgtttgcagtttgccacaagccatgtgggggacacagcaaacatgtggaagaaggtgctctggtcagatgagaccaaaatgcaaaacgctatgtgtggcggaaaactaacactgcacatcactctgaacacaccatccccactgtcaaatatggtggtggcagcatcatgctctgggggtgcttctcttcagcagggacagggaagctggtcagagttgatgggaagatggatggagccaaatacagggcaatcttggaagaaaacctcttggagtctgcaaaagacttgagactggggcggaggttcaccttccagcaggacaacgaccctaaacataaagccagggcaacaatggaatggtttaaagcaaaacatatccatgtgttagaatggcccagtcaaagtccagatctaaatccaatccagaatctgtggcaagatctgaaaactgctgttcacaaacgctgtccatctaatctgactgagctggagctgttttgcaaagaagaatgggcaaggatttcagtctgtagatgtgcaaagctggtagagacataccctaaaagactggcagctggaactgcagcaaaaggtggttctacaaagtattgactcagggggctgaataattacgcacaccccactttgcagttatttatttgtaaaaaatgtttggaatcatgtctgattttcgttccacttctcacgtgtacaccactttgtattggtctttcacctggaattccaataaaattgattcatgtttgtggctgtaatgtgacaaaatgtgggaaagttcaagggggccgaatacttttgcaagccactgtatcagGTGGACTTCCTGCAGTGGAGGATTAATACAGTCGAGGTCAGTCACCTGGAAGCGAATTCTGCCGTCGTCCTCGACGGCCTCTACCGAGCTAGACTGTTGAATCCCAGCAGGCAGAGGAAACGTGAGCCGAGGGCGGCGGTGACTCAGAGTCACCTgtgagatgaagaaagaaaaacacccaAATTACCGAGAGTCTAAAGCTCCGTCACACACTTTCTGCACTCGCTGCTCGTCCCAGGCTGCAGTTATGCAGAGTAACCTGCTGTTAACTTCTTTAAAGACACAATTATACGTCTTTGCTctcgctcctcttcctccagccCCGGGTCGCTAACCAGAGGCTCCCTGTGGTTTTGTCAAACATTTAATACAAATGTAGGAACATGCAGCCTCTGGCTATCACCTGGCACCTTCCTCCCATCAGAGGAGGAACCCACTGGTGCCCAGCTCGTCAGGCATTCTGGTAGGTCAACTAAAATATTTAAgaagtaaatataataataataaaaataatacatctGCATGCAGATGTTAGTTGTTACCTGGGCGCCCACATTGGCCAGCTCGAGGGAAATATCCAGACCTGATGCTTTGGCTCCCAGAACGACCACCGACTGACCCGCAAACGGCTCCGCGAATCGATACGAGTGACTGTGGAGCACTTTCCCTGcacacagagaggcacactGGTTCTAGAATGGATCACTGGGGGGGATGCTCTGTGCAGCGGTGACAGTTGTTCCAGAGTACGCGGGGTAAAGGTTGTCCCACAAGGCTGGCCGACATGATAGACGATGGGCAGGGCTGTGAATACTCAAGACTGTGTTTACTGAACGCAgtatggataagatcttggagaagaacAACGAGAATTAAGAGACCTGGTGACCAGTGACGGACGTTAGACCAACTGTAAAACCGGAAGCAGTTTGTTCGCACTAACCACAACAACTACCATCTTCATCTGATGCGGCCCCCCCGGCACCAGCTGGATGCTCAAGGCAAAAGCTGACGGGAATAACAAATTCTCCTTTAGATAAccagactgttgttgtgactttCTCCCCTCATTCAAGGTCACCCTCGTCGACCGAAGATCTAACTGGgtgaagggacactttctctcagctgaacatggaacacactcacacacacacacacacacacacacacacacacacacacacacacacacacacacacactcacacacactcacacactcacacacacacacacacacacacactcacacacacacacacacacacacacacacacacacactcacacacacacacacactcacactcacactcacacacacacactcacacacacacacacacactcacacacacacacacactcacacacacactcacacactcacacacacacacacacacacacacacactcacacacacacacacactcacacacacacacacacacacacactcacacacacacacacactcacacacacactcacacacacacacacacacacacactcacacacacacacacacacacacacacacacacactcacacacacacacactcacacacacacacacacactcacacacacacacacactcacacactcacacacacacacacacactcacacacactcacacacacacacacacacacacacactcacacacactcacacacacacacacactcacacactcacacactcacacacacacacacacactcacacacacacacacactcacacacacacacacactcacactcacacacacactcactcacacacacacacacacactcacacacacacacactcacacacacacacacacactctcacacacacacacacacacacactcacacacacacacacacacacacacacacacacactcacacacacacacactcacacacacacacacacactcacacactcacacacacacacacacactcacacacactcacacacactcacactcacacacacactcacacacacacacacacacacacacactcacactcacactcacactcacacacacacacacactcacacacacacacactcacactcacacacacactcacacacacacacacacacactcacactcacactcacacacacactcacacacacacacacacacactcacactcacacacacacacacacacacacactcacactcacacacacactcacacactcacacacacacactcacactcacacacacactcacacactcacacacacacacaccctccaaATGCCTTCCAAGCTTATGTCTTCCATGTTGTGAGATGTGCTGATtcatgtgctgaggtgtttttttctgttctcaaactcatctccctgttggagctcagtctggggggagttctttttttctccttgtctttcctcatgttgtgcattttccatgGTTTCGGTTCGGGTCGCTGCTCGTGGGGTCGACTGGCCAgtgctacctagcctgacctgtctccccaatgtgatgtttgtgtattttatgtACGGTCGGCAGGGTATCTTAATTGctccttggggataaataaagtctctctGACTGACTGACTTGGTTGAGCTGCCTGTCGAGCTTTCATTCAAACTTCTTTGGTGTCTGAAATCTCTGATTTTACCGACTGACTGAAACACGAAGGTTTCCCGGAGGTGTCTGAACACACCCCGAGGTACGCTTTGTGGGGATTCAGCACAAAATGAGAACAAACAATGCTGGTGTGTCTAACCAGCCGCACAAACATTCCTGAAGCTCACAGCGACGCGGCTCAGTTTGAAGTGTCACAACCTGCTGTGAAGTCACACAAATGTCCACACTTTCAGTGTGCAGCAGACAGAAAGGAGAGGACTGAGCTCTGCAACTTTCTGATGGTCAGGAAAGAGCAGCGCAGTCCTTCCGCTGATCCAATCTAGCACCAGCGAACCTCGATTTACTAAACTGACACAGATTAATGCTAATCATGACTGAGTGTTTACAGATGTTACCGAGGCTTAAACACAAGAATAAACCtgatgaagtcatcagcagTTCACTGCATTCATTCAGTCTCCTCAGAAAAACAAATTTCTATCATATCAGGAACTTTTCATTAAAATACTTGCTTGTTGTAaaagctttgtttgtttttttatgaaggcataaatgtttgttttacctTTAAAGTTCTCGATGCCCGGTATGTGTGGGATGTGAGGGTCTGAGTAGTGCCtttaaaacagacaaaaataagAGTCAAAATAATAAGAGCCGCTGAAGCAGGTGAACTCAGAGCTTTGGCGCCCTCAAGTGGCAGCAGGGGGCAGAGACTTTTATTCTGAAGTAAAGCTGAGAGACC is a window encoding:
- the LOC134637737 gene encoding uncharacterized protein LOC134637737 — protein: MLQRVAVVGAGAAGLCAARHILSRSGRFAPPVVFELSENVGGTWCYDERVGKLDNGLPVHSSMYRDLRTNLPKEVMMFPDFPFEPQLSSFLPHQEVQRYLERYCQSHGIRPHIRFNTVVESVKPINVMREGEVEERTAWEVTSSDSSGHQKTETFDSVFICSGHYSDPHIPHIPGIENFKGKVLHSHSYRFAEPFAGQSVVVLGAKASGLDISLELANVGAQVTLSHRRPRLTFPLPAGIQQSSSVEAVEDDGRIRFQDGSVMEADVLMFCTGYNFRFPFLDAAQLGLDIQDQMMSPLYRFMVPPAFPSLFFIGICKIICPFPNFNCQVQFALAVLEGSVTLPSRVQMEDEVRRELQEKLERGVQHRHLLILDQDQWEYCNTLARTAGFPLLPTVIRSLYEEVWRQRQIHPKNYRKLNYRLISDSQWELIN